In Streptococcus respiraculi, one DNA window encodes the following:
- the purD gene encoding phosphoribosylamine--glycine ligase, whose protein sequence is MKLLVVGSGGREHAIAKKLLESKGVEKVFVAPGNDGMLSDGIELVNIDISEHYELITFAQKEEITWTFVGPDDALAAGLVDAFEAAGLVAFGPRKNAAELEWSKDFAKSIMKKYGVPTARYETFSDFEAAKAYIEAKGAPIVVKADGLALGKGVVVAETDEEAFAAAQDMLLNNKFGDSGARVVIEEFLSGEEFSLFAFVNGENFYLMPTAQDHKRAFDDDKGPNTGGMGAYAPVPHLSASVVEQAVAEIIRPVLKGMIAEGRPYLGVLYAGLILTAEGPKVIEFNARFGDPETQVILPRLTSDFAENITDLLAGKVPAFTWLETGVTLGVVVASEGYPLAYEKGVHLPEKTSGDIKTYYAGASLNADQELVSNGGRVYMLVTTQDTVSQAQKTIYQQLEEQDTTGMFYRTDIGSKANK, encoded by the coding sequence ATGAAGTTGTTGGTTGTTGGTTCGGGTGGTCGTGAACATGCGATTGCAAAGAAATTATTAGAATCAAAAGGCGTTGAGAAGGTCTTTGTAGCTCCTGGTAATGACGGGATGTTGTCAGACGGCATTGAGTTGGTCAACATCGATATTTCCGAACATTATGAGTTAATAACATTTGCCCAGAAAGAAGAAATTACTTGGACTTTTGTTGGACCAGACGACGCCTTGGCAGCAGGGCTTGTCGATGCCTTTGAGGCAGCAGGTTTAGTTGCCTTTGGGCCGAGAAAAAATGCAGCAGAATTAGAGTGGTCCAAGGATTTTGCCAAATCCATTATGAAAAAATACGGGGTACCCACAGCTCGCTATGAAACGTTTTCTGATTTTGAAGCAGCCAAGGCATACATAGAAGCGAAAGGAGCGCCGATTGTAGTCAAGGCAGATGGCCTAGCCCTTGGTAAAGGTGTGGTCGTTGCTGAAACGGATGAAGAAGCATTCGCTGCGGCTCAAGATATGCTGTTGAACAATAAATTCGGCGACAGCGGAGCGCGCGTGGTCATTGAGGAATTTTTGAGCGGTGAGGAATTTTCTCTTTTTGCCTTTGTTAACGGTGAGAATTTCTATCTCATGCCGACAGCGCAGGATCACAAGCGGGCTTTTGATGATGATAAGGGACCAAATACCGGCGGAATGGGCGCTTATGCGCCAGTTCCCCATTTGTCAGCGAGTGTCGTGGAACAAGCCGTTGCTGAAATCATTCGGCCAGTCTTGAAAGGCATGATAGCTGAGGGGCGCCCCTATCTCGGAGTGCTTTATGCAGGACTGATTTTGACAGCAGAAGGCCCTAAGGTTATCGAGTTTAATGCTCGTTTTGGCGATCCTGAAACTCAGGTTATTTTACCGCGCTTGACGTCTGACTTTGCAGAAAATATCACTGATTTGCTGGCAGGAAAAGTTCCCGCATTTACCTGGCTTGAAACGGGTGTGACCTTGGGAGTGGTAGTCGCAAGTGAGGGCTATCCTCTTGCCTATGAAAAAGGGGTACACTTGCCAGAAAAGACTAGCGGAGACATTAAAACCTATTATGCCGGTGCGAGCTTAAATGCGGATCAAGAACTAGTCTCAAATGGTGGCCGTGTCTATATGCTTGTCACAACGCAAGACACCGTGTCACAAGCTCAAAAGACTATTTATCAGCAGTTGGAAGAGCAAGACACGACAGGCATGTTTTATCGGACAGACATTGGAAGTAAGGCAAATAAATAA
- a CDS encoding phosphoribosylformylglycinamidine synthase, whose product MNKRIFVEKKASFQIKAESLLRELQERLGTTSLTSLRLVQVYDVFGLDKSLLAVAEERIFSEKVTDTLLMESEVATSLASSRFFAIEALPGQFDQRAASSQEALFLLGAASSVTVKSAQLYLLNADVSDADFAKIQAYLLNPVDSRFKDVTKDLEVPTFSSSDVVIPVLDFFKEYTEVDFSQYKKDQGLAMEVEDLLFIQDYFASIGRCPTETELKVLDTYWSDHCRHTTFETELRSIDFSESRFQAQLQATYEKYLAMRSKLGRADKPQTLMDMATIFGRHERSNGRLDDLEVSDEINACSVEIEVDVNGVKEPWLLMFKNETHNHPTEIEPFGGAATCIGGAIRDPLSGRSYVYQAMRISGAGDITQPLSETRPGKLPQQVISKTAAHGYSSYGNQIGLATTYVREYFHPGFVAKRMELGAVVGAAPKENVIREKPAAGDVVILLGGKTGRDGVGGATGSSKVQTAESVETAGAEVQKGNAIEERKIQRLFRDKAVTRLIKKSNDFGAGGVCVAIGELADGLEVDLDKVPLKYQGLNGTEIAISESQERMAVVVRPEDVEVFIALAAKENILAVPVATVTEKPTLVMTWKGQKIVDIERSFLDTNGVRVVVDVKVTDSPWALPEQRVTSKETLKEDVEALLADLNHASQKGLQTIFDSSVGRSTVNHPLGGRYQLTPTESSVQKLPVEHGVTETVSVMAQGYNPLIAAWSPYHGAAYAVIEATSRLVATGSNWQKARFSYQEYFERMDKQAERFGKPVAALLGSIEAQIQLGLPSIGGKDSMSGTFEELTVPPTLVAFGVTTSTADHILSPEFKATGEYIYYIPGPAISTEIDFAKIKENFTQFTEIQEKNAITAAAAVKYGGVAEALALMTFGNHIGASVVLDQIESSLQGQLGGFVFTSPDEIEGVLTIGQTTDEASLVINGVDLSISDLLASFERTFEDIYPTVFEQDSLMAEVAPVVTDAVRKSKEKVAQPLVYIPVFPGTNSEYDSAKAFEQAGAKVRLEPFVSLDEASLAQSVDKMIGSINEAQILFFAGGFSAADEPDGSAKFIVNILLNEKIKTAIDAFIARGGLIIGICNGFQALVKSGLLPYGNFEESSETSPTLFYNDANQHVAKMVETRITNTNSPWLSGVEVGDIHAIPVSHGEGKFVVTEAEFAELRDNGQIFSQYVDLEGQPSMDSRYNPNGSFYAIEGITSKNGQIIGKMGHSERYEVGLFKNIPGEKDQQLFESAVRYFTQD is encoded by the coding sequence ATGAACAAACGAATTTTTGTCGAGAAAAAAGCGAGTTTTCAGATAAAAGCAGAGAGCTTACTGCGTGAATTGCAGGAGCGTTTGGGAACTACAAGTCTTACGAGCTTGCGGTTGGTACAGGTCTATGACGTTTTTGGTTTGGATAAAAGTTTGCTTGCGGTAGCTGAGGAACGGATTTTTTCAGAAAAGGTTACAGATACCCTTCTAATGGAGAGTGAGGTAGCAACGAGCCTTGCAAGTAGTCGTTTCTTTGCCATTGAGGCACTTCCTGGTCAGTTTGACCAACGTGCAGCAAGTAGTCAGGAGGCTCTCTTTCTTTTAGGGGCAGCTAGTAGCGTAACAGTAAAAAGCGCTCAGCTTTATCTCTTGAATGCGGATGTAAGCGATGCAGATTTTGCCAAGATCCAAGCTTATTTGCTCAATCCTGTTGATTCACGCTTCAAGGATGTGACAAAGGATTTAGAAGTTCCTACTTTTTCAAGTTCTGATGTAGTGATTCCTGTGCTTGATTTTTTCAAGGAGTATACAGAAGTGGATTTTTCCCAGTATAAAAAAGATCAAGGGCTTGCCATGGAAGTGGAGGATTTGCTCTTTATTCAGGATTATTTTGCTTCGATTGGTCGCTGTCCGACAGAAACAGAGTTGAAGGTCTTGGATACCTACTGGTCAGACCATTGTCGCCATACGACATTTGAGACAGAATTGCGTAGCATTGACTTTTCAGAGTCTCGCTTTCAAGCACAATTGCAGGCGACTTATGAGAAATATCTTGCTATGAGAAGTAAGTTGGGTCGTGCGGACAAGCCGCAGACACTCATGGATATGGCAACGATTTTTGGACGGCATGAACGGAGCAATGGGCGTCTAGATGACCTTGAAGTATCAGATGAAATCAATGCCTGCTCGGTGGAAATTGAAGTAGATGTGAATGGGGTGAAAGAGCCATGGCTCTTGATGTTTAAAAATGAAACCCATAATCATCCGACAGAAATTGAGCCATTTGGTGGTGCAGCGACCTGTATCGGTGGTGCTATTCGTGATCCGCTATCGGGGCGTTCTTATGTATATCAAGCCATGCGCATTTCAGGGGCAGGCGATATTACGCAGCCTTTGTCCGAGACCCGTCCTGGTAAACTACCGCAACAGGTCATCTCAAAAACGGCTGCCCACGGTTATTCTTCTTATGGAAACCAAATCGGTCTTGCAACGACCTATGTACGAGAATATTTCCACCCAGGTTTTGTGGCAAAACGGATGGAGTTAGGGGCAGTTGTCGGAGCAGCTCCAAAAGAAAATGTCATTCGTGAAAAGCCAGCAGCCGGAGATGTGGTCATTCTTCTTGGTGGAAAAACAGGTCGTGACGGTGTGGGGGGAGCGACAGGCTCGTCCAAGGTTCAGACAGCGGAGTCCGTTGAAACGGCTGGTGCGGAAGTGCAAAAAGGAAATGCCATTGAAGAACGGAAAATCCAGCGGCTCTTTCGTGATAAGGCAGTGACCCGTTTGATTAAAAAGTCCAACGACTTTGGAGCAGGTGGTGTTTGTGTTGCGATTGGTGAATTGGCAGACGGGCTTGAAGTTGATTTGGACAAGGTACCGCTCAAGTACCAAGGCTTAAATGGAACAGAGATTGCTATTTCAGAAAGTCAGGAGCGCATGGCGGTAGTGGTTCGTCCAGAAGATGTGGAGGTCTTTATCGCCCTAGCTGCTAAGGAAAATATTTTAGCAGTCCCTGTGGCAACTGTGACGGAAAAACCAACTCTTGTCATGACATGGAAAGGACAGAAGATTGTCGATATTGAGCGCTCTTTCCTTGATACCAATGGTGTGCGTGTAGTGGTGGATGTGAAAGTAACCGATAGTCCATGGGCGCTACCAGAACAACGAGTAACCTCAAAAGAAACTTTAAAAGAAGATGTAGAGGCGCTACTTGCTGACTTGAACCATGCCAGCCAGAAAGGCTTACAGACGATTTTTGACAGTTCTGTGGGACGTTCAACCGTCAATCATCCATTAGGAGGTCGCTATCAGCTAACACCAACAGAAAGCTCAGTTCAGAAATTACCGGTCGAACATGGTGTAACCGAAACAGTCTCTGTTATGGCGCAGGGCTACAATCCCTTGATTGCAGCATGGTCTCCGTATCACGGAGCAGCCTATGCTGTGATTGAAGCAACGAGTCGATTGGTGGCAACAGGTAGCAATTGGCAAAAGGCTCGCTTCTCCTATCAGGAATACTTTGAACGAATGGATAAACAAGCAGAGCGGTTTGGAAAACCTGTGGCAGCATTGCTTGGTTCAATTGAAGCGCAGATTCAGCTGGGCTTACCGTCAATTGGGGGCAAGGATTCCATGTCTGGAACTTTTGAAGAATTGACCGTTCCTCCGACCTTGGTGGCTTTTGGTGTAACAACTTCAACCGCTGACCACATCTTGTCACCAGAGTTTAAGGCTACTGGAGAATACATCTATTACATTCCAGGACCTGCTATTTCTACAGAAATTGATTTCGCAAAAATTAAAGAAAATTTCACACAATTTACAGAAATCCAAGAAAAGAATGCCATTACAGCTGCAGCTGCTGTTAAGTATGGTGGTGTAGCAGAAGCTCTAGCGTTGATGACGTTTGGAAATCACATCGGAGCAAGCGTGGTGCTGGATCAGATTGAAAGTAGTTTACAAGGGCAACTAGGGGGATTTGTCTTTACCAGCCCAGATGAGATTGAAGGAGTTCTTACGATCGGTCAGACGACAGATGAAGCAAGCCTTGTCATCAATGGAGTGGACTTATCTATTTCTGACTTGTTAGCAAGTTTTGAGAGGACTTTCGAGGATATTTATCCGACCGTCTTTGAACAGGACAGCCTTATGGCAGAAGTAGCACCAGTTGTGACAGATGCTGTTCGAAAGAGCAAGGAAAAAGTCGCACAACCCTTGGTATATATTCCAGTCTTTCCCGGGACAAATTCCGAGTATGATTCTGCTAAAGCCTTTGAACAAGCAGGTGCCAAGGTACGCTTAGAACCCTTTGTGAGCCTCGATGAAGCAAGTCTTGCTCAGTCTGTTGACAAGATGATTGGCTCAATCAATGAAGCGCAGATTCTCTTTTTTGCAGGTGGATTTTCAGCAGCAGATGAGCCAGACGGCTCAGCCAAATTTATCGTCAACATCCTACTCAACGAGAAAATCAAGACAGCAATTGATGCCTTTATCGCGCGTGGAGGTCTCATCATCGGTATCTGTAATGGCTTCCAAGCCCTCGTTAAATCAGGTCTTCTTCCTTATGGTAATTTTGAAGAGTCCAGTGAAACTAGTCCGACCCTCTTTTACAACGATGCCAACCAACATGTGGCGAAAATGGTGGAAACCCGCATTACCAATACCAACTCACCGTGGCTTTCGGGTGTGGAAGTGGGGGACATTCATGCAATTCCTGTATCGCACGGCGAAGGCAAGTTTGTTGTAACCGAGGCAGAATTTGCAGAGCTTCGTGACAATGGGCAGATTTTTAGCCAATATGTAGATTTGGAGGGGCAACCAAGTATGGACAGTCGCTACAATCCAAATGGATCCTTCTATGCGATTGAAGGGATTACCAGCAAGAACGGACAAATCATCGGGAAAATGGGGCACTCTGAACGTTATGAGGTAGGATTGTTTAAGAATATTCCAGGTGAAAAAGACCAGCAGTTGTTTGAAAGTGCCGTTCGGTATTTTACACAAGATTAA
- the purN gene encoding phosphoribosylglycinamide formyltransferase, producing the protein MKKIAVFASGNGSNFQVIAEQFPVEFVFSDHRNAYVLERAKNLGVTAYAFELKEFDSKAAYEGAIVELLDRHSVDLVVLAGYMKIVADTLLARYEGRIINIHPAYLPEFPGAHGIEDAWNAGVTQSGVTIHWVDSGVDSGQIIRQARVPIFADDTRESFEERIHAMEYQLYPEVIRELLSRYE; encoded by the coding sequence ATGAAAAAAATAGCCGTTTTTGCTTCCGGAAATGGGTCCAATTTTCAAGTGATTGCTGAGCAGTTTCCTGTTGAATTTGTCTTTTCCGACCACCGAAATGCCTATGTTCTTGAGCGAGCAAAAAATCTTGGCGTGACGGCGTACGCCTTTGAACTCAAGGAGTTTGATAGTAAGGCAGCCTATGAAGGTGCGATTGTGGAGCTGTTAGACCGGCATAGCGTAGATCTTGTGGTCTTGGCAGGTTATATGAAGATTGTAGCAGACACCCTTCTTGCACGCTATGAGGGGCGGATAATCAACATTCATCCCGCCTATTTGCCCGAATTTCCAGGAGCACATGGGATTGAAGATGCCTGGAATGCAGGTGTTACCCAGTCAGGTGTTACCATCCATTGGGTGGATTCAGGTGTTGATAGCGGTCAGATTATCAGACAAGCGCGGGTGCCGATTTTTGCAGATGATACCCGTGAGAGTTTTGAAGAGCGTATTCATGCGATGGAATATCAACTCTATCCAGAGGTGATTCGGGAGTTGCTATCTCGTTATGAATAA
- the purE gene encoding 5-(carboxyamino)imidazole ribonucleotide mutase, whose protein sequence is MEQVQVSLIMGSISDWETMKKAAQILDEFGVFYEKKVVSAHRTPDLMFEHAEKARERGIKVIIAGAGGAAHLPGMVAAKTTLPVIGVPIKSRALSGVDSLYSIVQMPGGVPVMTMAIGDSGATNAALSAVRILALENSNLYEKLIAFTEKQGRIAEESSHDLI, encoded by the coding sequence ATGGAACAAGTACAAGTATCGCTCATCATGGGGTCGATTTCAGACTGGGAAACCATGAAAAAAGCAGCGCAGATATTGGATGAATTTGGAGTTTTTTATGAAAAAAAGGTGGTCTCTGCCCACCGAACACCTGACTTGATGTTTGAACACGCAGAAAAAGCTCGTGAACGAGGCATCAAGGTGATTATTGCAGGTGCAGGAGGCGCTGCGCATTTACCAGGAATGGTAGCAGCTAAGACGACCTTGCCAGTCATTGGTGTGCCGATTAAATCGCGGGCGCTGAGCGGGGTTGACTCGCTTTACTCCATTGTGCAGATGCCTGGTGGCGTGCCCGTTATGACTATGGCGATTGGAGATAGCGGAGCGACCAATGCAGCTTTGTCTGCGGTGCGGATTTTGGCGCTTGAAAATTCAAATTTGTATGAAAAACTAATCGCATTTACTGAAAAGCAAGGAAGAATTGCAGAGGAGTCAAGCCATGACCTTATCTAA
- the purM gene encoding phosphoribosylformylglycinamidine cyclo-ligase translates to MSKNSYAASGVDVEAGYEVVERIKKHVKKTERLGVMGALGGFGGMFDLSKLSVKEPVLISGTDGVGTKLMLAIQYDKHDTIGQDCVAMCVNDIVAAGAEPLYFLDYIATGKNIPEKLEQVVKGVADGCCAAGAALIGGETAEMPGMYGEDDYDLAGFAVGIAEKSQIIDGSKVVAGDVLLGLASSGIHSNGYSLVRRVFANYTGDEVLPELGGKSLKEVLLEPTRIYVKTLLPLIKAGLVHGIAHITGGGFIENIPRMFGEELAAEIEESQVPVLPIFKALEKYGEIPHEEMFEIFNMGLGMVFAVAAEDVERIKELVDEEVYEIGRIIEKTDQSVVFK, encoded by the coding sequence ATGTCAAAAAATTCATACGCAGCGTCAGGTGTCGATGTGGAAGCAGGCTATGAAGTGGTAGAACGCATCAAAAAACATGTCAAAAAGACGGAACGCTTGGGTGTTATGGGGGCTCTTGGTGGTTTTGGAGGGATGTTTGATTTGAGTAAACTCTCGGTCAAAGAACCTGTCTTGATTTCTGGGACAGACGGAGTCGGGACTAAGCTGATGTTGGCCATTCAGTATGATAAGCACGATACCATTGGGCAGGATTGTGTGGCCATGTGTGTCAATGATATTGTTGCAGCAGGTGCAGAGCCCCTCTACTTCCTTGATTACATTGCAACTGGAAAAAATATTCCTGAAAAGCTAGAGCAGGTGGTCAAAGGGGTTGCAGATGGTTGCTGCGCAGCAGGAGCAGCTCTGATTGGTGGAGAAACAGCTGAAATGCCTGGAATGTATGGTGAAGATGATTATGATTTAGCTGGTTTTGCCGTTGGTATTGCAGAAAAATCCCAGATTATTGACGGCTCTAAGGTCGTGGCAGGTGATGTTCTGTTGGGTCTTGCTTCCAGTGGTATTCATTCTAATGGCTACTCTCTTGTTCGCCGTGTCTTTGCTAACTATACAGGGGATGAAGTTCTACCTGAATTAGGCGGCAAGTCCCTCAAGGAAGTCTTGCTTGAACCAACACGAATCTATGTCAAGACTCTTCTTCCCCTTATCAAGGCAGGTTTGGTACATGGGATTGCCCATATTACAGGCGGTGGCTTTATTGAAAATATTCCACGGATGTTTGGTGAAGAGTTGGCTGCTGAGATTGAAGAAAGTCAGGTACCGGTTTTACCGATTTTCAAAGCCCTAGAGAAATACGGGGAGATTCCTCATGAAGAAATGTTTGAAATTTTCAATATGGGGCTTGGAATGGTATTTGCAGTAGCAGCAGAAGATGTGGAACGTATCAAGGAGTTAGTAGACGAAGAAGTCTATGAAATCGGACGGATCATTGAAAAAACAGACCAAAGTGTGGTATTCAAATGA
- the purH gene encoding bifunctional phosphoribosylaminoimidazolecarboxamide formyltransferase/IMP cyclohydrolase: protein MTKKALISVSDKTGIVELAQSLVQLGWEIISTGGTKLALDNAGIATLAIDDVTGFPEMMDGRVKTLHPKIHGGLLARRDLDSHLEAAKDHGIDLIDLVVVNLYPFKETVMKPNVAYADAVENIDIGGPSMLRSAAKNHASVTVVVDPADYHVVVEELQATGETSLATRKRLAAKVFRHTAAYDALIADYFTQQVGEEKPEKLTLTYELKQPMRYGENPQQDADFYQTALPLAYSIAASKQLNGKELSFNNIRDADAAIRIIRDFQDRPTVVALKHMNPCGIGQADDIETAWDYAYASDPVSIFGGIVVLNREVDAATAEKMHPIFLEIIIAPSYTPEALEILTNKKKNLRILELDFSRHVASTAEKEVTGVLGGLLVQDQDVVIENPSDWRVVTKRQPSPEEQIALEFAWKSIKYVKSNGIIITNDHMVLGVGPGQTNRVASVKIAVEQAKDRLDGAVLASDAFFPFADNIEEIAAAGIKAIIQPGGSVRDQESIEAADKHGLTMIFTDVRHFRH from the coding sequence ATGACAAAAAAAGCCTTGATTAGTGTGTCAGATAAGACAGGTATTGTGGAATTGGCACAGAGCTTAGTGCAGCTTGGTTGGGAGATTATCTCAACAGGTGGAACCAAGTTGGCCTTGGATAACGCTGGGATTGCGACTCTTGCGATTGATGATGTGACAGGTTTCCCAGAGATGATGGATGGTCGGGTCAAGACGCTTCACCCTAAGATTCATGGCGGTCTTTTAGCTAGACGAGATCTTGATAGTCACCTGGAGGCTGCAAAAGACCACGGGATTGACTTGATTGACTTGGTAGTGGTGAATCTCTACCCTTTCAAAGAAACGGTTATGAAGCCTAATGTCGCCTACGCAGATGCGGTCGAAAATATCGATATCGGTGGACCATCCATGCTTCGCTCTGCGGCAAAAAACCATGCCAGTGTAACGGTGGTCGTTGACCCCGCAGACTATCACGTTGTAGTGGAGGAATTGCAGGCAACAGGCGAGACCAGCCTTGCCACCCGCAAGCGTCTAGCGGCAAAAGTATTTCGTCATACTGCAGCCTATGATGCCTTGATTGCAGACTACTTTACTCAGCAAGTGGGTGAGGAAAAGCCTGAAAAATTAACCTTAACTTATGAGCTCAAACAACCGATGCGTTATGGGGAAAATCCGCAACAGGATGCAGATTTCTACCAAACAGCTCTGCCGCTTGCTTACTCCATCGCAGCTAGCAAGCAGCTAAATGGAAAAGAGCTGTCCTTTAATAACATTCGAGATGCTGATGCAGCGATTCGGATTATCCGTGATTTTCAGGATCGTCCAACTGTTGTAGCCCTCAAACACATGAATCCATGTGGCATTGGACAGGCAGATGATATTGAAACAGCTTGGGATTATGCTTATGCGTCAGACCCTGTGTCAATTTTTGGTGGAATTGTCGTCTTGAACCGTGAGGTAGATGCGGCAACTGCTGAAAAAATGCATCCGATTTTTCTTGAAATCATTATTGCGCCAAGTTATACTCCAGAAGCCTTGGAGATTTTAACCAATAAAAAGAAAAATCTTCGTATTCTAGAGCTTGATTTTAGCCGACACGTAGCCAGCACAGCTGAAAAAGAAGTGACTGGTGTGCTGGGTGGCTTGCTCGTTCAAGATCAAGATGTAGTGATAGAAAATCCGAGTGATTGGAGAGTTGTGACCAAGCGTCAGCCGAGTCCTGAAGAACAAATAGCTCTTGAATTTGCTTGGAAGTCTATCAAATATGTCAAGTCAAACGGTATTATTATTACCAATGACCATATGGTACTAGGCGTTGGACCTGGGCAAACCAATCGTGTGGCTTCTGTTAAAATTGCGGTGGAACAAGCCAAGGATCGCCTAGACGGTGCTGTACTTGCAAGCGATGCCTTCTTCCCATTTGCGGATAATATCGAAGAAATCGCAGCAGCAGGTATCAAGGCCATTATCCAACCCGGAGGTTCCGTCCGTGACCAAGAATCTATTGAAGCAGCGGACAAACACGGCCTCACTATGATTTTCACCGATGTGCGGCATTTTAGACATTAA
- the purF gene encoding amidophosphoribosyltransferase, whose amino-acid sequence MTYEVKSLNEECGLFGIWGHPQASQVTYFGLHSLQHRGQEGAGILANEAGTLRRHRGLGLVSEVFRRPEELESLRGQAAIGHVRYATAGGASINNVQPFLFDFFDMQLGLAHNGNLTNTQTLKRELEVQGAIFASSSDTEILMHLIRRSKKESLLDKIKEALNQVKGGFAYLIMAEDKLIAALDPNGFRPLSIGRMKNGAWVVSSETCAFEVVGAEWIEDVKPGELVIIDDEGLQHDRYTEDTQLAICSMEYVYFARPDSVINGVNVHAARKKMGRRLAQEAKIEADIVVGVPNSSLSAASGYAEESGLPYEMGLIKNQYTQRTFIQPTQELREQGVRMKLSAVSSIVKGKRVVMVDDSIVRGTTSRRIVQLLRDAGAAEVHVAIASPPLKYPCFFGIDIQNRSELIAANHSNEEICEIIGADSLTFLSLEGLIEGVSMETDAPNGGLCVAYFDGAYPTPLYDYEKRYLESLAEKTSFY is encoded by the coding sequence ATGACATACGAAGTAAAATCTCTCAATGAAGAATGTGGATTGTTTGGTATCTGGGGGCATCCGCAGGCCAGTCAAGTGACCTATTTTGGGCTGCATAGCTTGCAGCACCGGGGGCAGGAGGGGGCTGGAATTCTAGCAAATGAAGCAGGGACTCTGCGTCGTCATCGAGGTTTGGGCTTAGTTTCTGAAGTGTTTAGACGGCCCGAAGAATTGGAAAGTCTGAGAGGTCAAGCAGCGATTGGGCATGTCCGCTATGCAACGGCAGGCGGAGCTTCAATCAACAATGTCCAACCTTTCTTATTTGACTTTTTTGATATGCAGCTGGGGCTAGCCCATAATGGAAATTTGACCAATACCCAAACGTTAAAGAGGGAATTGGAGGTGCAGGGGGCGATTTTTGCCAGCTCCTCTGATACTGAAATTCTCATGCACTTGATTCGCCGTAGTAAAAAAGAATCCTTGCTTGATAAAATCAAGGAGGCACTCAACCAGGTCAAGGGTGGATTTGCCTATCTGATTATGGCGGAAGACAAGCTGATTGCGGCGCTTGATCCAAATGGATTTCGTCCCTTGTCCATTGGGCGCATGAAAAATGGTGCCTGGGTAGTGTCAAGTGAGACCTGCGCCTTTGAAGTGGTCGGTGCTGAGTGGATTGAAGATGTCAAACCTGGTGAGCTCGTCATTATTGATGATGAAGGTCTGCAGCATGACCGCTATACAGAGGATACCCAGCTTGCGATTTGTTCTATGGAATATGTCTATTTCGCACGACCAGATAGTGTGATTAACGGGGTCAATGTCCATGCGGCACGCAAAAAAATGGGACGTCGTTTGGCGCAAGAAGCAAAGATTGAAGCAGATATCGTGGTAGGAGTGCCCAATTCGTCCCTGTCCGCAGCTAGTGGCTACGCAGAAGAATCCGGTCTGCCTTACGAAATGGGCTTGATTAAAAATCAATATACCCAGCGCACCTTTATTCAGCCAACGCAAGAATTGCGCGAACAGGGGGTTCGGATGAAGCTGTCTGCTGTTTCAAGTATTGTCAAGGGCAAGCGCGTGGTTATGGTAGATGACTCGATTGTCCGAGGGACGACTAGTCGCCGTATTGTCCAACTCTTACGAGACGCAGGAGCAGCAGAAGTCCATGTGGCTATTGCCAGTCCCCCTTTGAAATATCCTTGCTTTTTCGGAATTGATATTCAAAATCGGAGCGAACTGATTGCAGCCAATCATAGCAATGAGGAGATTTGCGAGATTATTGGGGCAGATAGTCTAACCTTTCTTTCTTTGGAAGGCTTGATTGAGGGAGTTAGTATGGAGACAGATGCCCCAAATGGCGGACTATGTGTCGCCTATTTTGACGGAGCTTATCCAACCCCACTCTATGATTATGAAAAGCGGTATTTGGAAAGTCTAGCAGAAAAAACAAGTTTCTACTAA